One window from the genome of Roseomonas haemaphysalidis encodes:
- a CDS encoding 2-hydroxychromene-2-carboxylate isomerase — protein MARSIDYYFSMASPWAYLGHARFMEMAAAHGATVDPRPVPLRELFPQTGGLMLPQRHPVRQRYRLVELQRWSARRGLPLVPQPRPTRFDPTLLDHAVTRLILDGQDPDAFMRRAFHAIWADCLDLADPAAIDRLADAPGLSERASAPEVAARYDAMLPLALEADVFGSPSYVLDGEVFWGQDRLDLLEEALASGRAPYRP, from the coding sequence ATGGCCCGCAGCATCGACTACTATTTCTCCATGGCCTCGCCCTGGGCCTATCTCGGCCACGCGCGCTTCATGGAGATGGCCGCCGCGCACGGCGCGACCGTGGACCCGCGGCCCGTGCCGCTGCGCGAGCTGTTTCCGCAAACCGGCGGGCTGATGCTGCCGCAGCGCCACCCGGTGCGCCAGCGCTACCGTTTGGTGGAACTGCAGCGCTGGAGCGCGCGGCGCGGCCTGCCGCTGGTGCCGCAGCCCCGCCCCACGCGCTTCGACCCGACGCTGCTGGACCACGCCGTCACCCGCCTGATCCTGGATGGCCAGGACCCCGACGCGTTCATGCGCCGCGCCTTTCACGCCATCTGGGCCGACTGCCTGGACCTCGCCGACCCGGCGGCAATCGACCGCCTGGCCGATGCGCCGGGCCTGTCCGAACGCGCCTCGGCGCCCGAGGTCGCCGCGCGCTACGACGCCATGCTGCCCCTTGCCCTGGAAGCCGACGTCTTCGGCTCGCCCTCCTACGTGCTGGATGGCGAGGTGTTCTGGGGCCAGGACCGGCTCGACCTGCTGGAGGAGGCGCTGGCCAGCGGCCGCGCGCCCTACCGGCCCTGA
- a CDS encoding fasciclin domain-containing protein — MMTNRLRGIGAAAVLLALGACDTMGQQPAMMGGIGSGGMTNPGAMPAATPMMMMPVTVGGQAMLPSRDIVDNAVNSADHTTLVAAVKAAGLVETLKGPGPFTVFAPTNAAFDALPRGTVQTLLRPANKTQLTAVLTYHVVPGRLDFDALHRMVMQGGGRATLTTVNGQPLTVTMNGARNLLVSDASGHTARITTYDVMQSNGVIQVIDTVLLPN; from the coding sequence ATGATGACCAATCGACTGCGCGGGATCGGCGCGGCTGCCGTCCTGCTCGCCCTCGGCGCCTGCGACACGATGGGCCAGCAGCCCGCGATGATGGGCGGCATCGGCTCGGGCGGCATGACCAACCCGGGCGCGATGCCGGCGGCCACGCCGATGATGATGATGCCGGTGACCGTGGGCGGCCAGGCGATGCTGCCGTCGCGCGACATCGTCGACAACGCGGTGAACTCGGCCGACCACACCACGCTGGTGGCGGCGGTGAAGGCGGCGGGGCTGGTGGAAACGCTGAAGGGCCCGGGGCCGTTCACCGTCTTCGCGCCCACCAACGCGGCCTTCGACGCGCTGCCGCGCGGCACGGTGCAGACCCTGCTGCGCCCGGCCAACAAGACGCAGCTGACCGCGGTGCTGACCTACCACGTGGTGCCCGGCCGGCTGGACTTCGACGCGCTGCACCGCATGGTAATGCAGGGTGGCGGCCGCGCCACGCTGACCACCGTGAACGGCCAGCCGCTGACCGTGACGATGAACGGCGCGCGCAACCTGCTGGTGTCGGACGCCAGCGGCCACACCGCGCGCATCACCACCTACGACGTCATGCAGTCCAACGGCGTCATCCAGGTGATCGACACGGTGCTGCTGCCGAACTGA